A genomic stretch from Anaerococcus murdochii includes:
- the mobQ gene encoding MobQ family relaxase: MEIKSLHTHVDIVARSKGHSVIAKAAYNARDKLQDEYYGKTHDYSKKEDLVFSKIFLPEHIPKEFSNREYLWNEVEKIEKSKNSQLARNLLFTLPRELNEQDRIKLISEFIEENFTSKGMIADCNIHNPMASDHEEQPHAHILLTLREIDKKGNWKPKCRKEYILDENGEKIKLKSGNYKSRKVNLNDWNEPDKAKEWRENFSKKANEYLARNNINKRIDPRTFKEQGREELPQIHLGTSSYQMEKKGIQTERGNQNRKIIALNLEFRKLKEELSKLTSWIGSLLGSLQVKYDEYKQEKKEEYENKAELFNLYEYISIYYDLQGEKARKLNPYASNKKIGADLRRFSKARIYLKGNNLKTIADLQEKISTLQSQNKKISQDIKAKTTRIENLNKCFAYADIIKDNKKVFEEWNSKSLFKDSFYNSHKDEIDKYKRARAILEKITGSSAIKSKDWKKEIQTLEDEISRLNRQSQSIKEEYESINHIKYAVKTVNDDYGIDLSIEIDKAIKRGEKESIIEKIKEYKQDSDSFNKKRQMTKDYYKNQER; this comes from the coding sequence ATGGAAATCAAAAGTTTGCATACCCATGTAGATATTGTGGCAAGGTCAAAAGGGCATAGCGTGATTGCAAAAGCTGCATACAATGCAAGAGATAAATTACAAGATGAATACTATGGAAAAACACATGACTATTCTAAAAAAGAAGACCTTGTATTCTCAAAAATATTTCTGCCGGAACATATCCCGAAAGAGTTTTCAAACAGAGAATACCTATGGAATGAAGTTGAGAAAATCGAAAAAAGTAAAAATTCACAACTTGCAAGAAATCTGCTCTTTACACTTCCAAGAGAATTAAATGAACAGGACAGAATAAAGTTAATCAGCGAATTTATAGAAGAAAACTTTACTTCTAAAGGTATGATAGCAGACTGTAATATTCATAATCCTATGGCAAGCGATCATGAAGAACAACCACACGCCCATATCCTACTTACCCTTAGAGAAATAGACAAAAAAGGGAATTGGAAACCGAAATGCAGAAAAGAATATATCCTTGATGAAAACGGAGAAAAGATAAAACTGAAAAGTGGAAACTATAAATCAAGAAAAGTAAATTTGAACGATTGGAATGAACCTGACAAAGCAAAAGAGTGGAGAGAAAACTTTTCAAAGAAAGCAAACGAATACTTGGCAAGAAACAACATAAATAAAAGGATAGATCCACGCACCTTTAAAGAACAAGGCAGAGAAGAACTCCCGCAAATTCATTTAGGCACAAGCAGTTATCAGATGGAGAAAAAAGGCATACAGACAGAGAGAGGAAACCAAAACAGAAAAATCATCGCCTTGAATTTAGAATTTAGAAAATTAAAAGAGGAGCTATCCAAACTTACGTCTTGGATAGGCTCGTTACTTGGAAGTCTGCAAGTAAAATATGATGAATACAAACAGGAGAAAAAAGAAGAATATGAGAACAAGGCGGAACTCTTTAATCTCTATGAGTACATCAGTATTTATTATGACTTACAGGGAGAAAAAGCAAGAAAGTTAAATCCCTATGCAAGCAACAAAAAGATAGGTGCAGACCTAAGACGATTTTCCAAAGCAAGAATATATCTGAAAGGCAACAATCTTAAAACCATAGCCGACCTACAAGAAAAGATAAGCACATTACAATCCCAAAATAAGAAAATTAGTCAAGACATTAAGGCGAAAACCACAAGAATAGAAAACTTAAATAAATGCTTTGCCTATGCGGACATCATCAAGGATAACAAAAAAGTCTTTGAGGAATGGAACAGTAAATCCCTATTCAAAGACAGCTTTTACAATTCCCATAAAGATGAGATAGATAAATATAAAAGAGCAAGGGCAATTCTTGAAAAGATAACAGGCTCATCGGCGATTAAGTCTAAAGACTGGAAAAAAGAAATCCAAACCCTTGAAGATGAAATATCGAGACTCAACAGACAATCACAATCAATCAAAGAAGAGTACGAAAGTATCAACCATATCAAGTATGCAGTCAAGACAGTCAATGACGATTATGGCATAGACCTAAGTATTGAAATTGACAAGGCAATCAAGAGAGGAGAAAAAGAAAGTATCATAGAAAAGATAAAAGAGTATAAGCAAGATAGTGATAGTTTTAATAAAAAAAGACAAATGACTAAAGACTATTACAAAAATCAAGAAAGATAA
- a CDS encoding phage replisome organizer N-terminal domain-containing protein, with translation MATNKRYYWIKLKEEFFTDKRIKRLRKISGGDTYTIIYLKLLLLSLKDEGKLYYDGVESDFIKELALTIDETGDDVMVTVNYLINQGLLEVVTENDEYYLTEIPNLIGSETAWAEKKRRYRQNKQRTLSLMSPTHVRQEIEIEKDIEIDKEREGEIDKKSTPIFYGEYKNVRLSKEEYKNLKEKLNSHTEIMINKLSRYMESSGKTYQNHYATILKWYEEDKEKLRHQGGNKKMNYDVGESL, from the coding sequence ATGGCAACAAACAAAAGATATTATTGGATAAAATTAAAAGAAGAATTTTTCACAGACAAAAGGATAAAAAGATTAAGGAAAATATCTGGAGGAGATACCTACACGATAATCTACCTTAAACTTCTACTACTAAGCCTAAAAGATGAGGGCAAACTCTATTATGACGGAGTAGAAAGTGATTTTATAAAAGAGTTAGCACTAACCATAGATGAAACAGGCGATGATGTAATGGTTACAGTAAATTATTTAATCAATCAAGGCTTATTAGAAGTTGTAACAGAAAATGATGAATACTACCTAACTGAAATACCAAACTTAATCGGATCAGAAACAGCATGGGCAGAGAAAAAAAGAAGATACAGACAAAATAAACAGAGGACATTGTCCTTAATGAGTCCAACCCATGTCCGACAAGAGATAGAGATAGAGAAAGATATAGAGATAGATAAAGAGAGAGAGGGAGAGATAGATAAAAAGTCCACCCCCATCTTTTATGGAGAATACAAAAATGTAAGGCTAAGCAAAGAAGAATATAAAAATCTAAAAGAAAAATTAAACTCACACACAGAAATAATGATAAATAAACTATCCAGATACATGGAAAGCAGTGGTAAGACCTATCAAAACCACTATGCGACAATCTTAAAATGGTATGAAGAAGACAAAGAAAAACTAAGACATCAAGGAGGAAATAAAAAAATGAACTATGACGTAGGCGAATCTTTATAG
- a CDS encoding sigma-70 RNA polymerase sigma factor region 4 domain-containing protein, with protein sequence MPNKEYYLYVKGEAIPISEEVYKAYWKITEHEKYLQKKDCKYGVIPFSSLDHDGHFVDNIIDEKIDLEKIVEVKMQIEELHKALATLTKEERELMEAIFYREESLRSISRKEKVTHQAIGQRRDQILEKLRKILEDKI encoded by the coding sequence ATGCCTAATAAGGAATATTACCTTTATGTCAAAGGGGAAGCTATACCCATAAGTGAAGAAGTCTACAAAGCCTATTGGAAGATAACAGAGCATGAAAAATATCTTCAGAAAAAGGATTGCAAGTATGGAGTTATTCCATTTTCATCATTAGATCATGATGGACACTTTGTAGATAACATCATAGATGAAAAAATAGACTTAGAAAAAATTGTAGAAGTCAAAATGCAAATTGAAGAACTGCATAAGGCATTAGCTACACTGACAAAAGAAGAAAGAGAGTTAATGGAAGCCATCTTCTACAGAGAAGAAAGTCTTAGGTCAATCAGCAGAAAAGAGAAAGTTACACATCAGGCAATCGGACAAAGGAGGGATCAAATTTTAGAAAAACTAAGAAAGATTTTAGAAGATAAAATCTAA
- a CDS encoding ABC transporter ATP-binding protein — MLKIIRTLLKDKKEKLYLPIFLMVIDSIGSIVLYLMLYFTVVNILQNTLTKTLIIEYTVICFISMIARILIYRHAYYLSFSRGAEMCGDMRLDLANHYRSLSLGHFQKNSSGYLLSTLTKDLSSFELIITHTLPSVIKTAVTAILILLGTFFIDWKLALLECLVLLIAYPMLIWGNKLIEKYGARKRNLNSKMISIILEYIQGMKAFKSANMTSEHFERMINTLENVRKTSVNAEKKMALPTSMYFITVNFLLPIVLLIGGYLLINGSVRTEQFVAFMLMSLALSALLIAFQHSYGLLKDLKLAASNLEKAYETKPLPYSENEVELENFDIQFKNVNFSYDRNKTILNNISFEAKEGTSTALIGPSGGGKTTIANLIARFWDVNSGEIIIGGKNIKSIKPDVLLKYVSQVFQDNVLLTDTVYNNIRVGKPNATKEEVYQAAKLACCHEFILKMKDGYETEIKDGGSTLSGGERQRIAIARAILKDAPILLLDESTASLDPDNEAKINNALEHLMQGKTVFVIAHRLNTIKNANQIILINNGRIEEQGNHNELYGKKGHYYEMVNTQERAKKWMIKENSYGEA, encoded by the coding sequence ATGCTTAAGATTATTAGAACACTTCTGAAAGATAAAAAAGAAAAATTGTATTTACCGATTTTTCTAATGGTTATTGATTCGATAGGAAGCATTGTTTTGTATTTAATGCTCTATTTTACCGTTGTTAATATATTGCAAAATACATTAACTAAAACCTTAATCATAGAATATACGGTAATATGTTTCATCAGTATGATTGCAAGGATACTGATTTATAGGCATGCATACTATTTGAGCTTTTCAAGAGGAGCTGAAATGTGTGGAGATATGCGTTTGGATTTAGCAAATCATTATAGGAGTTTGAGCCTTGGTCATTTCCAAAAAAATAGTAGTGGTTATCTATTATCAACTCTTACAAAGGATTTGAGTAGTTTTGAACTGATCATAACGCACACTTTACCATCGGTTATTAAAACGGCAGTTACAGCAATATTGATTTTATTAGGCACATTTTTTATCGATTGGAAGCTCGCATTATTAGAGTGTTTAGTATTGCTTATCGCATATCCTATGTTGATATGGGGCAACAAATTGATAGAAAAATACGGGGCAAGAAAAAGAAATTTAAATTCTAAGATGATTTCTATTATTTTAGAGTACATTCAAGGTATGAAAGCGTTTAAGTCAGCTAATATGACAAGTGAACATTTTGAAAGAATGATAAATACACTTGAAAATGTTAGAAAGACAAGCGTAAACGCAGAAAAGAAAATGGCGTTACCTACAAGTATGTACTTTATCACAGTTAACTTTTTGCTTCCGATAGTTCTTCTTATAGGAGGATATTTGCTTATAAATGGTAGTGTTAGAACTGAACAGTTTGTGGCTTTTATGCTTATGAGTTTAGCATTATCTGCACTTCTTATTGCCTTTCAACATTCCTATGGACTATTGAAAGATTTGAAATTAGCTGCAAGTAATCTTGAGAAAGCTTATGAAACGAAGCCATTGCCTTATTCTGAAAATGAAGTTGAATTAGAAAATTTTGATATTCAATTTAAGAATGTAAATTTTTCTTATGATAGAAATAAAACGATTCTGAACAATATTTCTTTTGAAGCAAAAGAAGGAACTTCTACAGCTTTAATTGGTCCTTCCGGTGGAGGAAAAACTACAATCGCTAATTTGATTGCAAGATTTTGGGATGTAAATAGTGGAGAAATTATAATTGGTGGAAAAAATATAAAATCCATAAAACCTGATGTGTTGCTTAAATATGTTAGTCAGGTTTTTCAAGATAATGTACTGTTAACCGATACTGTTTATAACAATATCAGGGTTGGAAAACCTAATGCAACAAAGGAAGAAGTTTATCAAGCTGCAAAATTAGCTTGTTGCCATGAATTTATTTTGAAAATGAAGGATGGATATGAAACGGAAATAAAAGATGGAGGAAGTACATTATCCGGCGGTGAACGACAAAGGATTGCTATTGCAAGAGCGATTCTGAAGGATGCACCAATTCTTTTGTTGGATGAATCTACAGCTTCTCTTGATCCTGATAATGAAGCTAAAATCAATAATGCTTTGGAGCATTTAATGCAAGGAAAGACAGTTTTTGTTATTGCTCACAGATTGAATACCATTAAAAACGCTAATCAAATTATTTTGATAAATAACGGAAGAATTGAAGAACAAGGAAATCATAATGAACTTTATGGAAAAAAAGGACATTACTATGAAATGGTAAATACACAGGAAAGAGCGAAAAAGTGGATGATAAAGGAGAATAGTTATGGAGAGGCTTAG
- the feoB gene encoding ferrous iron transport protein B produces the protein MKKITIALLGQPNSGKSTLFNGLTGSNQHVGNWPGKTVEKKEGEFSYKDTNYTIVDLPGTYGLSANSEEEVITREYIETGNADLIAIMADASQLNRSLFMLSDYIGINIPVVLIMNMMDVATSQGKNINIKGLQKSLNIPVIPIVAADKKEYKEFYAFLEHSDRGKILSDENLERAYENIVGDNYKLLKKHIPDKGIGVFSKSWIIGKLLDQDAKVIALVKDNVEKVEFEEIENVLKSIKNGNLITGNCKFEWIDKLINANVIQKKRVFKRSKFDRIATSKAFGKPMAIGVIILGLVASMLIGFPLMGLFGFVIPKISTLLAKGLVAIGVSNWLISLLCGAVMTAITFALQMASYVLGISLVFGFLEDVGYMARVSYVFDNTMSKLGLQGKAIMPFLLSFGCNIGGITGTRVIDSWGQRVMTIALSWVVPCGSTWGVVGLVTGTFFGKQAVFVILSLFAVAFLHLLITYRIFRKSLYEGSEHFGMIMELPPYHKPHWKNLLSSVMNRMGNVLKRALSIIILISVIFWILAYTPDGNIANSLIYKVGTFIEPVTKLFGLPWQLFMAFVASAMGKESALGVMASLFTSSGIWHAVEVKGTVDTAILSNNMLTMISKPEALAFTFAFFFNMPCLMALAATAQETHSKKWTIKIALYYILSALIISCVAYHIGLLIF, from the coding sequence ATGAAGAAAATAACGATTGCTTTGCTGGGGCAGCCTAATTCTGGAAAATCGACTTTGTTTAATGGGTTGACAGGCTCAAATCAACATGTTGGAAATTGGCCGGGTAAAACCGTTGAGAAAAAAGAAGGCGAATTTTCGTATAAAGATACCAATTATACGATTGTGGATTTACCAGGAACTTACGGATTATCAGCAAATTCAGAGGAAGAAGTTATAACAAGAGAATATATAGAAACCGGGAACGCAGACCTAATTGCTATTATGGCAGATGCTTCACAATTAAATCGAAGTCTATTTATGCTCTCTGACTACATTGGAATAAATATTCCGGTTGTCTTAATCATGAACATGATGGATGTTGCTACAAGTCAAGGGAAAAATATAAATATAAAGGGGTTACAAAAATCCTTGAATATACCTGTCATTCCTATCGTTGCGGCAGATAAAAAGGAATACAAAGAGTTTTATGCTTTTCTGGAGCATTCAGATAGAGGAAAAATTTTATCTGACGAAAATTTAGAAAGGGCATATGAAAATATTGTTGGAGATAACTATAAGCTATTAAAAAAACATATCCCTGATAAAGGTATAGGTGTATTTTCAAAGTCGTGGATTATCGGAAAATTATTAGATCAGGATGCAAAAGTAATTGCGTTAGTAAAAGATAATGTTGAAAAAGTCGAATTTGAAGAAATAGAGAACGTATTAAAAAGCATAAAAAATGGCAATTTAATAACCGGTAATTGTAAATTTGAATGGATAGATAAACTTATCAATGCAAATGTTATTCAGAAAAAGAGAGTATTTAAGAGAAGCAAATTTGATCGTATAGCCACAAGTAAAGCTTTCGGAAAACCTATGGCTATCGGAGTTATCATTTTAGGATTAGTTGCTTCTATGCTCATCGGATTTCCGCTAATGGGGTTATTTGGGTTTGTTATACCTAAAATATCAACATTGTTGGCAAAGGGGCTTGTCGCCATTGGAGTATCAAATTGGCTGATTTCACTTTTGTGTGGAGCCGTAATGACTGCAATTACTTTTGCATTGCAAATGGCAAGTTATGTATTGGGAATTAGCTTAGTATTTGGATTCTTGGAAGATGTAGGATATATGGCAAGAGTTTCCTATGTCTTTGACAACACTATGTCGAAATTAGGATTGCAAGGAAAAGCAATTATGCCGTTCTTGTTAAGTTTCGGCTGTAATATAGGTGGAATCACAGGAACGAGAGTAATTGATTCATGGGGACAGAGGGTTATGACGATTGCATTATCTTGGGTAGTCCCTTGCGGGTCAACATGGGGAGTAGTCGGGCTTGTTACAGGAACATTCTTCGGAAAACAGGCAGTATTTGTGATATTAAGCCTATTTGCAGTTGCTTTTCTACATTTACTAATCACATATAGGATTTTCAGAAAATCGCTTTATGAGGGAAGTGAACATTTTGGAATGATTATGGAACTTCCACCATATCACAAGCCACATTGGAAAAATTTACTTTCTTCTGTAATGAATAGGATGGGAAATGTACTGAAAAGGGCATTGAGTATCATTATCCTTATTTCTGTTATATTTTGGATTCTTGCCTATACGCCTGATGGAAATATAGCTAACAGCCTTATTTATAAAGTAGGAACATTTATAGAGCCTGTAACAAAATTGTTTGGGTTACCATGGCAATTATTTATGGCTTTTGTTGCTTCTGCAATGGGAAAAGAATCGGCATTAGGAGTAATGGCATCATTATTTACTTCTTCAGGAATATGGCATGCAGTTGAGGTTAAAGGGACAGTAGATACCGCTATTCTAAGCAATAATATGTTGACAATGATTTCAAAGCCGGAAGCCTTAGCATTTACTTTTGCCTTTTTCTTCAATATGCCTTGTTTGATGGCTCTTGCAGCTACCGCACAAGAAACACATTCAAAAAAATGGACGATAAAAATAGCACTGTATTATATATTATCGGCTCTAATTATATCTTGTGTTGCATATCATATTGGACTACTGATTTTTTAA
- a CDS encoding transposon-encoded TnpW family protein — protein MHENKNEQNTGTKTIKKIGKATYEVVVHFNENATETMQDKLKRIMIREMEREKHQKVDKND, from the coding sequence ATGCACGAAAATAAAAATGAACAGAATACGGGAACAAAAACCATAAAGAAAATTGGTAAAGCAACCTATGAGGTTGTTGTTCACTTTAATGAAAATGCAACGGAAACAATGCAAGACAAATTAAAACGCATAATGATTAGAGAAATGGAGAGAGAAAAACATCAAAAAGTCGATAAAAATGATTAG
- a CDS encoding PcfB family protein, which yields MINEEISKEAGQAAQTIITYTIKAAKESINLEKEIRKKMNDTLEKANGNLKSLMGDKMKIKDLYKKGQLENISIDQSDLKDLKKELNKLGVSFSVMKNKETKNYEVFFQAKDIKVMEYAFKQVIAKENKKEKESILKQIKKYKDLSKNKDKTKEKVKRKVKEKVKPNKKDMTREI from the coding sequence ATGATAAACGAAGAAATAAGCAAAGAAGCAGGTCAAGCAGCACAAACCATAATAACATACACAATAAAGGCAGCAAAAGAATCAATCAATCTTGAAAAAGAAATAAGAAAAAAGATGAATGATACCTTAGAAAAAGCAAATGGAAACTTAAAAAGTCTTATGGGAGATAAAATGAAAATAAAAGACTTATATAAAAAAGGACAACTAGAAAATATAAGCATAGATCAAAGCGACCTCAAAGACTTAAAAAAAGAACTAAACAAACTTGGAGTAAGTTTTTCAGTAATGAAAAACAAAGAAACTAAAAACTATGAAGTATTTTTCCAAGCCAAAGACATAAAAGTAATGGAATATGCCTTTAAGCAAGTCATAGCAAAAGAAAATAAAAAAGAAAAAGAAAGTATCCTAAAACAAATAAAGAAATACAAAGACCTATCCAAGAACAAGGATAAGACAAAAGAGAAAGTCAAAAGAAAAGTAAAAGAAAAAGTAAAACCAAACAAAAAAGATATGACCAGAGAAATCTAA
- a CDS encoding ABC transporter ATP-binding protein — protein sequence MEKKKTGISYVFQLAKDERKKLHLGMFLSVISAALSLVPYFVVYKILLMIFQKNISYTEILMWAGIGIISAVLQAILMSFAGILSHTAAFNTIHRIKLKVVNHISKFNLGFFQEHAPGEIKTLLFDDVDRVENFLAHSTLELAQAAVVPVIMFIFMLKLNWMMALVMLIPMILGLGIPMMLMKNYPDMSTELSEDIADLNASANEFIKAMPVIKMYHLTAEKFEQYRSSLNAYITCWKKMCMSSCYPLSITLVVLDSAILFTLPFGGYFFLRNSLSATSYLLFIMLTMCFFVSFLNMVTIFMQSMELGSGLDNIKKIMDMDELKDGTKIINKNECMKIDFKDVTFSYDDEETKNKALQHINLSLKPNTINAFVGPSGAGKTTAAQLIGRYWDVTSGAIKINDIPINELKIDNLMDITSFVFQDVFLLEDTLYENIRMGTDTDENKIIEAAKAAQIHDFIMSLPNGYQTRIGDQGVKLSGGQQQRISIARAILKDSPIIIFDEATSYSDIENEYQIQLALQNLLKNKTIIMIAHRLHTIKNADQIVVFDEGEVVEVGTHKTLLERKGVYESMWNTYTKDYFGEGVSANA from the coding sequence ATGGAAAAAAAGAAGACAGGGATATCTTATGTATTCCAATTAGCAAAAGATGAGAGAAAAAAGCTACATTTAGGAATGTTTTTATCTGTCATTTCTGCGGCTTTATCATTAGTTCCTTATTTTGTAGTTTATAAGATATTACTAATGATATTCCAGAAGAATATTTCGTATACAGAAATTTTAATGTGGGCAGGTATAGGAATTATAAGTGCTGTTTTGCAAGCAATACTAATGTCCTTTGCGGGCATTTTATCTCATACAGCAGCTTTTAACACAATACACAGAATTAAGCTGAAAGTTGTAAATCATATTTCAAAATTTAATTTGGGATTCTTTCAAGAGCATGCCCCCGGAGAAATTAAAACATTGTTGTTTGATGATGTAGATAGAGTTGAAAATTTTTTGGCTCATAGCACTTTGGAATTAGCTCAGGCAGCAGTTGTTCCGGTTATTATGTTCATTTTCATGTTGAAATTAAATTGGATGATGGCACTTGTTATGCTTATTCCTATGATTTTGGGATTAGGAATTCCTATGATGCTAATGAAAAATTATCCGGATATGTCAACGGAGCTATCCGAAGATATTGCTGATTTAAATGCTTCGGCAAACGAATTTATAAAGGCTATGCCTGTAATAAAAATGTATCATTTAACAGCAGAAAAATTTGAACAATATAGAAGCTCATTGAATGCGTATATTACTTGTTGGAAAAAGATGTGTATGAGCTCTTGCTATCCTTTATCAATAACCTTAGTGGTTTTGGATTCAGCAATCTTATTTACATTGCCGTTCGGAGGATATTTCTTTTTGAGAAATTCTTTATCAGCAACATCCTATTTGCTATTTATTATGCTTACAATGTGCTTTTTTGTTTCGTTCTTAAATATGGTAACAATCTTTATGCAATCTATGGAGCTTGGAAGCGGATTGGATAACATAAAAAAAATAATGGATATGGATGAATTGAAAGACGGAACAAAAATCATAAACAAGAATGAGTGTATGAAAATAGATTTTAAAGACGTTACTTTCAGCTATGACGATGAAGAAACAAAAAATAAAGCATTACAACATATAAATTTATCCTTAAAACCGAATACAATAAATGCTTTTGTGGGACCTTCCGGTGCAGGCAAGACAACTGCTGCACAATTGATTGGGAGGTACTGGGATGTAACAAGTGGAGCAATTAAAATTAACGACATACCGATCAATGAATTAAAAATAGATAATTTGATGGACATTACATCATTTGTTTTTCAAGATGTATTTCTTTTGGAGGACACTCTCTATGAGAATATTCGTATGGGAACAGATACAGATGAAAATAAGATTATTGAGGCTGCAAAAGCAGCACAAATTCATGACTTTATTATGAGTTTACCGAATGGATATCAGACAAGAATCGGGGATCAAGGGGTGAAATTGTCAGGTGGACAGCAACAAAGAATCTCAATCGCTAGAGCAATACTCAAAGATTCTCCAATTATTATTTTTGATGAAGCAACTTCCTATTCAGATATAGAAAATGAGTACCAGATACAGTTAGCACTTCAAAACTTGTTGAAAAATAAAACAATCATTATGATTGCTCATCGTTTGCATACTATTAAGAATGCAGATCAAATTGTTGTATTTGATGAAGGGGAAGTCGTAGAGGTTGGAACACATAAAACTCTTTTAGAAAGAAAAGGGGTCTATGAAAGTATGTGGAACACATACACAAAAGATTACTTTGGAGAGGGGGTAAGTGCAAATGCTTAA
- a CDS encoding helix-turn-helix domain-containing protein, translated as MALSYKPLWIQLAKKGLNKTDVIAMAGLTTNVMAQMGKDKPITFKNLEKICNALDCTPNDIISFEDNFSDEE; from the coding sequence ATGGCACTTAGCTATAAACCATTATGGATACAGTTAGCAAAAAAAGGATTAAACAAAACAGATGTAATAGCTATGGCAGGACTAACAACAAATGTTATGGCACAAATGGGTAAGGATAAACCAATTACATTTAAGAATTTAGAAAAAATATGTAATGCATTAGATTGCACTCCTAATGATATCATTAGTTTTGAAGATAATTTTAGTGACGAGGAATAG
- a CDS encoding SAP domain-containing protein → MIESRPEFDKITSFDEFNKYYWYREELSQICKSLGLEYRGTKQELNYIIEQYFKGDLIKKSSIKNEKKQVETITLDTPLLECGFSFNTHFREYFSILTDVSPFKFTADMATAWRKVKRENDLSFTIQDMLKVYYGKSDYAKYDNSVCQWNQFLKDFCADENSYNYSNKLKVASILWKEVRDSKNKKVYSRELIKKYEDKIEDYHK, encoded by the coding sequence TTGATAGAAAGTAGACCTGAGTTTGATAAAATCACATCGTTTGATGAGTTTAATAAATACTATTGGTATCGTGAAGAACTTTCACAGATATGCAAGTCATTAGGATTAGAATACAGAGGTACAAAACAGGAACTCAATTATATTATTGAACAGTACTTTAAGGGTGATTTGATTAAAAAGTCATCAATAAAAAATGAAAAGAAACAAGTAGAAACTATTACCTTAGATACTCCATTACTTGAATGCGGGTTCTCCTTTAACACACATTTCAGAGAGTATTTCTCAATTTTAACAGATGTTTCGCCATTTAAATTTACTGCTGATATGGCTACTGCTTGGAGAAAAGTAAAAAGAGAAAATGATTTGAGTTTTACAATTCAAGATATGCTCAAAGTTTATTATGGAAAATCAGATTATGCTAAGTATGATAATTCGGTTTGTCAATGGAATCAATTTTTAAAGGATTTCTGTGCAGATGAAAATAGTTACAACTACTCGAATAAATTAAAAGTAGCCTCCATTCTTTGGAAAGAAGTTAGAGATTCAAAAAACAAAAAAGTTTATTCACGAGAACTTATAAAAAAATATGAGGATAAAATAGAAGACTATCACAAGTAA
- a CDS encoding FeoA family protein: protein MERLSTLKEKTKGKVVEIIGDTHFQSRIISIGITVGSDVEVIQNYKKQPILIYCRDTMIAVNKIEAEKIMMEVL, encoded by the coding sequence ATGGAGAGGCTTAGTACTTTGAAAGAAAAGACAAAAGGTAAAGTTGTTGAAATTATTGGTGATACACATTTTCAAAGCAGAATAATATCTATCGGAATAACTGTCGGAAGCGATGTTGAAGTTATCCAGAATTATAAAAAGCAACCTATTCTCATTTATTGTAGAGATACGATGATAGCTGTCAATAAGATAGAGGCAGAGAAAATAATGATGGAGGTACTTTGA
- a CDS encoding helix-turn-helix transcriptional regulator, with protein MKKDLSVHIDGLELSKIALMSPARFQLAFRKYYGVPPYEYLKELRLNRALLLLKNPEYKISTIAEKVGYTHTGHFAKIFKSTYGITPSKYRSMLN; from the coding sequence ATGAAAAAAGATTTATCGGTTCATATTGACGGACTTGAACTCTCTAAAATTGCTTTAATGAGTCCTGCACGATTTCAATTAGCTTTTCGCAAATACTACGGTGTTCCTCCCTACGAGTACTTAAAAGAACTAAGGCTTAATAGGGCATTATTATTGCTGAAAAATCCCGAGTATAAAATATCTACGATAGCAGAAAAAGTTGGCTATACACACACAGGACATTTTGCTAAAATATTCAAATCAACTTATGGTATCACACCAAGTAAATATAGAAGTATGCTTAACTAA
- a CDS encoding Maff2 family mobile element protein — translation MEFFTAGVGVLKTLVTAIGAGLGAWGVINLMEGYGNDNPGAKSQGIKQFMAK, via the coding sequence ATGGAATTTTTTACAGCTGGAGTTGGAGTTTTAAAGACACTTGTAACTGCAATTGGTGCAGGTTTAGGAGCATGGGGAGTTATTAACTTGATGGAAGGTTATGGTAATGATAACCCTGGTGCTAAATCTCAAGGTATTAAGCAATTTATGGCAAAATAA